The following are encoded together in the Thalassolituus oleivorans MIL-1 genome:
- a CDS encoding alpha/beta fold hydrolase — MPDSLLPPVVMLRGLIRSNFHWGDFPERLAPWCTNIIRPEIPGNGFRFNEKTPASIHALMKDVRQQVIAQHNGPVIIVAVSMGAMIAMEWARCYPAEIAAMHLINTSLANMSLPWQRMQAPALLSLVAHATGRDRLESCIMRWTMNLADRKSLQDRWLAFNREHPLTWGNGIAQMWAASRYRGPLTAPIKDVWFYNAEKDHLVKSACTARIASKWQKPLDTHPTAGHDLPMDAGDWLASLIGPRLNLMV; from the coding sequence ATGCCAGATTCTCTCTTGCCGCCGGTGGTTATGCTACGAGGATTAATTCGCAGTAATTTCCACTGGGGAGATTTCCCTGAACGATTAGCACCTTGGTGCACGAATATCATTCGACCTGAAATCCCCGGCAACGGTTTTCGCTTTAACGAAAAAACCCCCGCCAGTATTCATGCATTAATGAAAGATGTACGCCAACAAGTGATCGCCCAACATAACGGGCCAGTTATCATTGTTGCTGTCTCTATGGGCGCCATGATTGCGATGGAATGGGCGCGTTGCTATCCCGCGGAAATCGCCGCCATGCATCTTATTAATACCAGTTTGGCGAATATGTCTTTGCCATGGCAGCGCATGCAAGCACCCGCACTTCTATCACTAGTTGCACACGCCACGGGCCGAGATCGATTAGAAAGTTGCATTATGCGCTGGACCATGAATTTAGCGGATCGCAAATCCTTGCAAGATCGGTGGCTAGCGTTTAATCGCGAGCATCCTTTAACGTGGGGAAATGGAATCGCTCAGATGTGGGCCGCTAGCCGCTACCGCGGACCGTTAACGGCACCGATTAAAGATGTGTGGTTTTACAATGCGGAAAAAGATCATTTAGTAAAGTCAGCCTGTACCGCACGTATTGCATCAAAATGGCAAAAGCCCTTGGATACACATCCTACCGCGGGACACGACCTACCAATGGACGCTGGAGACTGGCTAGCCAGTTTAATCGGTCCGCGCTTAAATCTAATGGTTTAA
- a CDS encoding TorF family putative porin yields the protein MPLFRASAIRTLFATAALAISATSTHAEINADLGLSSEYVRDGISQSGGNVAIQAGATATSNTGFYGGIWGSQVDRNGDKVQAEFDAFGGVYVPLSERFAVDLGATRYTFHGDMDRDGDNYNEAFARILFNDALTLGTRYSDAYMGSNYAHRSLELGYTMTRGTFSIELFTAQHRYLEIDENVNYGAEHQDDYWQFRVGVGRTYNKWDYRFVLDRTNLGSDYDAGTTIQFSVHRYFNIW from the coding sequence ATGCCCTTATTCCGCGCATCTGCTATCCGTACACTATTCGCAACGGCCGCTTTGGCTATTTCTGCGACTTCTACCCATGCCGAAATCAATGCCGACTTAGGTTTAAGTTCTGAATACGTGCGCGATGGCATAAGTCAAAGTGGTGGCAACGTCGCTATACAAGCCGGTGCAACAGCAACCAGTAACACCGGTTTTTATGGCGGCATTTGGGGTAGCCAAGTTGATCGTAATGGCGACAAGGTGCAAGCAGAGTTTGATGCTTTTGGTGGCGTTTATGTCCCTCTTAGCGAACGCTTCGCCGTTGACTTAGGCGCAACTCGCTATACCTTTCATGGCGACATGGATCGGGATGGGGATAATTACAACGAAGCCTTTGCGCGTATTCTATTCAACGATGCATTAACGCTTGGCACTCGCTACTCAGATGCTTATATGGGCAGTAATTATGCTCATCGCTCGCTCGAGCTCGGTTACACCATGACTCGTGGTACCTTCTCTATTGAATTGTTTACCGCCCAACATCGTTATCTGGAAATTGATGAGAACGTCAACTACGGCGCAGAACATCAAGATGATTATTGGCAGTTTCGCGTTGGTGTTGGTCGTACATATAACAAGTGGGATTACCGCTTTGTACTCGACCGTACTAACCTAGGTAGCGATTACGACGCCGGTACAACCATTCAGTTTAGCGTTCATCGCTACTTTAATATCTGGTAA
- a CDS encoding M14 family metallopeptidase, whose product MIQRISRLKAALPELTELERLIDEGSQHMRIRVPAHIQHGEDHLPFYVIEMGSTRKDAPVLALVGGVHGVERIGTQVILSFLKTLIRRLRWDPAAIEQLHRIRLVIIPIVNPGGMADNSRTNPNGVDLMRNAPVEALQRTPFLVGGQRISPKLPWYRGERDKPMEPENQALTDAIHHALKDQPFCMSLDCHSGFGTKDRLWFPYAKSVDPWPGIDSAHAMTELFEYTYPHHDLYLFEPQAHSYTTSGDVWDYLYDDYRTSQPNGCYLPMTLEMGSWLWVKKNPRHLFRYHSLFNPILPHRQQRILRRHLTFFDFLMSATATMANWAPTDALTQQHHHMAALTRWYPGR is encoded by the coding sequence GTGATTCAACGCATTTCCCGTCTTAAGGCCGCATTACCTGAGCTAACCGAGCTCGAACGCCTTATCGACGAAGGCAGCCAGCACATGCGCATCCGTGTTCCTGCTCACATTCAACACGGCGAAGACCACCTTCCCTTTTATGTCATCGAGATGGGGTCTACCCGCAAAGATGCTCCAGTACTGGCTTTAGTAGGTGGTGTACACGGTGTCGAACGTATCGGTACTCAGGTTATATTGTCGTTTTTAAAGACCTTAATCCGCCGACTGCGCTGGGACCCCGCTGCTATTGAGCAGCTTCATCGTATTCGGTTAGTTATCATACCGATCGTCAATCCCGGCGGCATGGCGGATAACAGCCGCACTAACCCCAACGGGGTTGATCTCATGCGCAATGCTCCAGTCGAAGCACTGCAACGTACCCCTTTTTTAGTTGGTGGGCAGCGCATCAGTCCAAAACTACCTTGGTATCGTGGCGAACGCGACAAACCGATGGAACCCGAAAATCAGGCACTCACGGATGCCATCCATCACGCTTTAAAAGACCAGCCTTTTTGCATGAGCCTAGATTGCCACTCAGGATTCGGTACCAAAGATCGCCTGTGGTTTCCGTATGCGAAAAGCGTCGATCCTTGGCCCGGCATTGATAGTGCACATGCCATGACTGAATTATTTGAATACACCTACCCTCACCACGACCTTTATTTATTCGAACCGCAGGCCCACAGCTACACCACGAGTGGCGATGTATGGGATTATCTATACGACGACTATCGCACCTCACAACCTAACGGTTGTTACTTACCGATGACATTAGAAATGGGGTCATGGCTATGGGTAAAGAAGAACCCTCGCCACCTATTCCGCTATCACAGCCTGTTCAATCCAATCTTGCCGCATCGCCAGCAGCGAATTTTACGTCGACATTTAACATTTTTTGACTTTCTGATGTCGGCAACGGCAACGATGGCAAACTGGGCACCAACGGACGCACTAACTCAACAACATCATCACATGGCAGCACTCACACGTTGGTATCCTGGACGCTAA
- a CDS encoding ABCB family ABC transporter ATP-binding protein/permease: protein MRSFQSTPVAPPERLRPAYWLSILWPFLMEYRGRLVLAALCLVAAKLASVGMPFLLKYQVDHLQAVSEPVSWWVAFPLTLLVAYGATRFLTVFAGEVRDLLFGRVTERAMRRMALKVFRHLHGLSLAFHLDRQTGALQRDIERGVNGISFLLRFLIFNILPTLLELLLVVGILLANYPPVFAFITSLAVTLYVIYSIRVTEWRTRYVREANQMDSTTHARALDSLLNYETVKYFTAEEREASAYDESLAKWETARRMNRLSLFTLNSGQALIISVAMAAMLMFAAYYVIEGIMTLGDFTLVNAFMFQLFLPLNFLGFVYREIKASMANIERMIDLLDEETAVADSGQDVLKVTQGKVELRDLNFGYRTERTILKGLNLILEPGKTLAVVGGSGAGKSTITKLLFRFYDPQDGGIFIDGQNIRNVPQKSLRERLGIVPQDTVLFNDTLRYNLLYARPEATEAELLEVVRMASLDGLLKLCPEGLDTLVGERGLKLSGGEKQRIAIARMLLKRPDIMVFDEATSSLDSHTERAIMGEIRRVAKGHTALIIAHRLSTIVDADQIAVLQDGEVLEQGTHADLLVRKGAYASLWQAQQSQSVIVAEQIEEGGDAPADH, encoded by the coding sequence ATGAGAAGTTTTCAAAGCACGCCGGTAGCCCCCCCCGAGCGTTTACGTCCGGCGTATTGGCTGAGTATTTTGTGGCCGTTTCTTATGGAGTATCGCGGGCGCTTGGTGTTAGCGGCGTTGTGTCTTGTTGCTGCTAAATTAGCCAGTGTCGGCATGCCATTTTTACTTAAGTACCAAGTCGATCACTTACAAGCCGTTAGCGAGCCGGTGTCTTGGTGGGTGGCGTTCCCTTTAACTTTGTTGGTTGCTTACGGTGCTACACGATTTTTAACGGTATTTGCTGGTGAAGTACGAGATTTGTTGTTTGGTCGCGTGACGGAACGGGCGATGCGCCGCATGGCATTAAAGGTATTTCGTCACCTGCATGGCTTAAGCTTAGCTTTTCATTTGGATCGTCAAACCGGAGCGTTACAGCGCGACATTGAACGCGGTGTTAATGGCATCAGTTTCTTACTTAGGTTTTTAATTTTTAATATTTTGCCGACCTTGCTAGAACTACTATTAGTTGTCGGTATTTTATTGGCGAATTACCCGCCAGTATTTGCTTTTATCACGTCGTTGGCGGTAACCCTGTATGTAATTTATTCCATTCGTGTAACGGAGTGGCGAACGCGCTACGTGCGTGAAGCGAATCAAATGGATTCGACCACGCATGCCCGTGCACTTGATAGTTTATTAAATTACGAAACGGTTAAGTACTTTACTGCAGAAGAACGTGAAGCAAGTGCCTACGATGAATCGCTAGCTAAGTGGGAGACCGCAAGGCGTATGAATCGTTTGTCGCTATTTACGCTAAATAGTGGTCAGGCTTTAATTATTAGTGTGGCCATGGCCGCCATGTTGATGTTCGCTGCCTATTATGTAATTGAAGGAATCATGACGCTGGGTGACTTCACCCTTGTGAATGCATTTATGTTCCAGTTGTTTTTACCGCTTAACTTTTTGGGTTTTGTGTATCGAGAAATTAAAGCGTCGATGGCGAATATCGAACGCATGATTGATTTGCTAGACGAGGAAACAGCAGTTGCTGATAGCGGGCAAGATGTCCTTAAAGTCACCCAAGGTAAAGTTGAGCTACGCGACCTCAATTTTGGTTATCGTACCGAGCGCACTATTTTAAAAGGCCTGAATTTAATCCTAGAGCCTGGCAAAACATTAGCAGTAGTGGGTGGTAGCGGTGCTGGTAAATCGACCATCACTAAACTGCTATTTCGTTTTTATGATCCGCAAGACGGTGGCATTTTTATCGACGGCCAAAATATTCGCAATGTACCGCAAAAGTCTCTACGCGAACGACTGGGTATAGTGCCCCAAGATACGGTTTTATTTAACGATACCTTACGCTACAACTTGCTTTATGCTCGGCCGGAAGCGACGGAAGCAGAGTTACTTGAAGTCGTGCGCATGGCTAGTCTTGATGGCTTGTTAAAGCTTTGCCCCGAAGGCCTAGATACTTTAGTAGGTGAACGCGGATTGAAATTATCTGGCGGTGAAAAACAACGTATTGCGATTGCTCGAATGTTATTAAAACGCCCAGATATTATGGTATTTGATGAAGCGACATCCTCGTTAGATTCCCATACCGAGCGGGCGATTATGGGTGAAATTCGCCGAGTTGCCAAAGGCCATACGGCCCTTATTATTGCCCATCGTTTATCCACGATTGTCGATGCGGATCAAATCGCTGTACTGCAAGATGGTGAAGTATTGGAACAGGGTACGCATGCCGACTTATTAGTAAGAAAAGGAGCGTATGCGAGTTTGTGGCAAGCGCAGCAAAGTCAGTCGGTAATTGTCGCAGAGCAAATAGAGGAGGGTGGCGATGCACCTGCTGATCATTGA
- a CDS encoding 5'-3' exonuclease H3TH domain-containing protein, which yields MHLLIIDAMNLIRRVYAALEGGEWPVEGTRARSVTIATATAEAVGASHCVVVFEEKCETWRHTLWPDYKLGRAPMAETLQAGLPEIRAGLTDAGLTCIDVAGWEADDIVASLADRASAGGLEVTILSTDKGFCQLVTPRIQLRNHFDRTAFDVEGVKQKWGLPPHQLVDFWAMTGDTTNHLPGVPGIGPKGAGSVLDTCGSLDMALAFPQLLPEKLAATLAQYWQQALLTRVLATLRRDVPLGMNLHDLRWRRGQVS from the coding sequence ATGCACCTGCTGATCATTGATGCGATGAATTTAATCCGTCGCGTTTATGCCGCTCTTGAGGGCGGCGAGTGGCCGGTAGAAGGCACTCGTGCTCGTTCAGTGACCATTGCAACGGCAACAGCAGAGGCTGTCGGTGCTAGTCATTGTGTCGTGGTATTTGAAGAAAAATGTGAAACATGGCGGCATACCCTCTGGCCTGATTATAAACTTGGGCGTGCGCCTATGGCTGAGACATTGCAAGCCGGTTTGCCTGAGATTCGAGCTGGCTTAACCGATGCAGGGCTCACGTGCATTGATGTCGCGGGTTGGGAGGCTGACGATATCGTCGCGAGTTTGGCCGACCGCGCTTCGGCGGGCGGGCTTGAGGTCACTATCCTATCAACTGATAAAGGTTTTTGTCAGTTGGTGACACCGCGCATTCAACTGCGCAATCATTTTGATCGCACAGCCTTCGACGTTGAAGGCGTAAAGCAAAAGTGGGGATTACCGCCTCATCAACTGGTCGATTTTTGGGCAATGACCGGCGATACCACCAATCATTTACCCGGCGTTCCTGGAATTGGCCCTAAAGGCGCAGGCAGTGTGCTAGATACTTGTGGCTCGTTAGATATGGCCTTGGCTTTTCCACAGCTATTACCAGAAAAGTTGGCTGCAACGTTGGCTCAGTATTGGCAACAGGCTCTGTTGACGCGAGTGTTAGCGACATTGCGTCGAGATGTGCCGCTGGGTATGAATTTGCATGATTTACGTTGGCGACGCGGTCAAGTTAGTTAA
- a CDS encoding acyl-CoA thioesterase: MSVDIIVRGYHLDIYQHVNNGRYLEFLEESRWDFLGHHRLVEQFQERDLAIVVANININYRKPAVFGDVLRVSTSVAAIGNKSAKFSQEVWRLENGEPKDLVVDAVVTFCLLDDASQNAVVISGDVRAILESLLEIGE, translated from the coding sequence TTGTCCGTCGACATCATTGTTAGAGGTTATCACCTCGATATTTATCAGCATGTAAACAACGGACGTTATCTGGAGTTTTTAGAAGAAAGTCGTTGGGATTTTCTTGGTCATCATCGTTTGGTCGAACAATTTCAAGAGCGAGATCTCGCGATTGTCGTAGCCAATATTAATATCAATTATCGCAAGCCTGCGGTTTTCGGTGATGTGTTGCGAGTATCCACATCCGTTGCAGCAATTGGCAATAAGAGCGCGAAGTTTAGCCAAGAGGTCTGGCGCTTAGAAAACGGTGAACCGAAAGATTTGGTGGTTGATGCCGTTGTTACTTTTTGTTTGTTGGATGACGCAAGCCAAAATGCTGTGGTTATTAGTGGTGATGTTCGCGCTATTTTAGAATCGTTATTGGAGATCGGCGAATGA
- a CDS encoding tRNA-(ms[2]io[6]A)-hydroxylase: MNLQAVLNEINEFLLCPTPEAWIEEALKQQDILLIDHANCEKKAANTAMTLLYRHLDRDDLLKKMSQLAREELLHFEQVVGIMKERGVHYRNLSSSRYASSLREQVRKGGNGSDELIDVLIIGALIEARSCERFACLSPHLDARLAKFYRSLLRSEGRHYQDYLGLARQYASADISQRIDELRAAERDLILTPDTEFRFHSGVPAAA; encoded by the coding sequence ATGAACCTGCAAGCGGTGTTAAACGAAATCAATGAATTTCTACTTTGCCCAACGCCTGAAGCTTGGATTGAAGAAGCGCTGAAGCAGCAAGATATCTTGCTCATTGATCACGCTAACTGTGAAAAAAAAGCCGCAAATACCGCAATGACCTTACTGTATCGTCATCTTGATCGTGATGACCTGCTCAAGAAAATGAGCCAGTTAGCGCGTGAAGAGTTGCTGCACTTCGAGCAAGTGGTCGGGATCATGAAAGAGCGCGGTGTTCATTATCGCAACTTATCATCTTCGCGCTATGCCTCCAGCCTGCGCGAACAAGTGCGCAAAGGCGGAAACGGTTCGGATGAGTTGATCGACGTATTGATCATCGGTGCGCTAATCGAAGCTCGCTCGTGTGAGCGCTTTGCCTGTTTGTCACCTCATCTCGATGCGCGTTTGGCCAAGTTTTATCGTTCGTTATTGCGCTCGGAAGGGCGTCATTATCAAGATTATCTTGGTTTGGCACGACAGTATGCCAGCGCTGATATTAGTCAGCGAATCGACGAACTGCGTGCTGCAGAAAGAGACTTGATTCTAACGCCCGATACAGAGTTCCGTTTTCACAGCGGCGTACCGGCTGCGGCGTAG
- a CDS encoding alpha/beta fold hydrolase has translation MTDSDMRISDLTAWHDGELGGYDRSGSESEEGFHFLHGNGFCARTLEPVAALLPNDRRLLFTDAPGHGVSHKPDSIQPDWNAMAATIAESIISRTSGPLVGVGHSMGGVMTLLMAAAQPNLFTRIILLDPALFSSEILLTQRLLRKTGFWQRTKLVKAVQQRRRRWPSKDELQSDLGRKSLYRSWHPSALDAFVEFGTYSDGAERVLSCDPFWEASIFGSYPYQLWHSVRSVKCPVYILVAEKSYPFINRAARRAASINRNVAWFEQPGTHCFPMEDPEATAAFIKRLAIPASGG, from the coding sequence ATGACCGATTCAGATATGCGTATTAGCGATCTCACGGCTTGGCATGATGGTGAGCTAGGTGGGTATGATCGTTCTGGTTCTGAGAGTGAGGAAGGCTTTCATTTTCTTCATGGCAACGGTTTTTGTGCTCGTACTCTTGAGCCGGTTGCAGCTTTGTTACCTAACGACCGTCGGTTATTGTTTACCGATGCACCGGGACACGGCGTTTCACATAAGCCAGATAGCATTCAGCCTGATTGGAATGCTATGGCTGCAACCATTGCTGAAAGTATCATTTCGCGCACTAGTGGTCCTTTAGTTGGGGTTGGTCACTCAATGGGGGGCGTAATGACGCTGCTAATGGCAGCGGCCCAACCTAATCTATTCACTCGTATTATCTTGCTAGACCCTGCGTTGTTTTCGTCTGAAATCCTATTAACACAGAGGTTGTTGCGCAAAACCGGTTTCTGGCAGCGAACAAAATTAGTTAAGGCAGTGCAACAGCGTCGTCGTCGCTGGCCAAGCAAGGACGAGCTGCAAAGTGATCTTGGCCGTAAGTCTTTATATCGGTCTTGGCACCCTAGTGCGCTTGATGCTTTTGTTGAGTTTGGAACATATTCTGACGGCGCTGAGCGTGTGTTGAGCTGTGATCCATTCTGGGAGGCGTCGATATTTGGGTCGTACCCTTATCAACTGTGGCATTCCGTGCGTTCAGTTAAGTGCCCGGTTTATATTCTGGTTGCTGAAAAAAGTTACCCGTTTATTAACCGCGCGGCGCGGCGTGCAGCCAGTATAAATCGTAATGTGGCTTGGTTTGAGCAGCCAGGGACGCATTGCTTTCCCATGGAAGATCCTGAGGCAACAGCGGCTTTTATCAAGCGACTGGCAATCCCTGCAAGTGGTGGCTAA
- a CDS encoding DMP19 family protein codes for MNMEIQAALDVADETDSFLQITDVIYDKESEMGYDSLTEAEKTVYCIDQLLSEMENGGFVQFIHHEAGARAEETLESLERIKAKETSILLDRLLDMFEDRQVPTDEDERVDLFDQIESEHADEIAELDDRFYDSGENLVELTLLFVQKNLKDFR; via the coding sequence ATGAACATGGAGATTCAGGCAGCGTTAGATGTTGCCGATGAAACTGATTCATTTCTTCAGATCACTGATGTCATTTATGACAAAGAATCTGAGATGGGATATGACTCACTGACAGAAGCGGAAAAAACCGTTTATTGCATCGATCAGCTATTGAGTGAAATGGAGAACGGCGGTTTCGTTCAATTCATTCATCACGAAGCCGGTGCTAGAGCTGAAGAAACGCTAGAATCACTTGAGCGAATCAAAGCTAAAGAGACCAGTATTTTACTGGATCGACTTCTTGATATGTTTGAAGATCGCCAAGTACCTACCGATGAAGATGAGCGCGTCGATTTGTTTGATCAAATCGAAAGCGAACATGCTGATGAAATCGCAGAACTAGACGATCGCTTCTATGATTCCGGTGAAAATCTCGTTGAGCTGACACTCTTATTTGTTCAGAAAAATCTAAAAGATTTTCGCTGA
- a CDS encoding chalcone isomerase family protein yields MVSYSCLVRWLLGVVLSILIISGAQALKVEGINIENELPLLETPLVLKGAGVRTKFFYHLYVCALYLPEDTAADEDLDILVYLSADKPLAMRIYIISDMITADRFADAAHEGFVQATHGNTAPIQNEIETMVGAFRTTLQNHDVFDLVYDPERGVVIYRNSEEQAVVPGAEFKKAMFAIWLGDDPVQSKLKRDMLGDN; encoded by the coding sequence ATGGTCTCTTATTCCTGTCTTGTACGCTGGCTGTTAGGTGTTGTACTTTCCATTCTTATTATCTCTGGTGCTCAGGCTCTGAAAGTAGAAGGTATCAATATTGAAAATGAGTTGCCGTTGCTAGAGACGCCATTGGTACTCAAAGGTGCCGGAGTTCGTACTAAGTTTTTCTATCATCTTTATGTGTGTGCTTTGTATCTTCCAGAAGATACCGCTGCGGATGAAGACTTAGATATATTGGTCTACTTGTCCGCAGATAAGCCTCTGGCCATGCGTATTTATATCATTTCCGATATGATTACGGCAGATCGCTTTGCGGACGCGGCTCATGAAGGTTTTGTACAAGCGACTCATGGCAATACGGCACCGATACAAAACGAAATAGAAACAATGGTTGGCGCATTTCGAACGACTTTGCAAAATCATGATGTTTTTGATTTGGTATACGACCCAGAGCGTGGAGTTGTAATTTATCGCAACTCCGAAGAGCAGGCAGTTGTACCTGGTGCAGAGTTTAAGAAAGCTATGTTCGCAATCTGGCTGGGTGACGACCCGGTTCAAAGCAAGTTAAAGCGTGACATGTTGGGTGACAACTAA
- a CDS encoding hybrid sensor histidine kinase/response regulator, giving the protein MRNKGMNSAVQFNQFLPSPIPVLVVDDDQSVLDVTRLVLSRFRFEGIPISVIEASSAAAARQILAAREDIAVILLDVVMEQDDAGLVLVEHIRKVSNNQRIRIILRTGQAGFAPEYRVVQNYDINDYLAKSDSTQERLFVSLTTALRGYRDILTAEYFAGRVVQVEQEREVAAKASQAKTQFLAHMSHEIRNPLSGIIGIVELLEGDSDTEAKASLLKDLSFTVQALLAVVDDVLDVAKIEAGKLQLHEEGFNIRDWLQRSMAIFSANMQRKEIEFTHIVADEVPDLLIGDAARIQQILINFLSNAYKFTNRGGMVNVSVSGCKAEERFLLRICVEDDGAGIESNRLGEIFNAYEQGSSSTSKNYGGTGLGLSLCRNLAEVMHGSVGVVSEPERGSRFWVEIPLSVVNVTPAQAAEVVDTKGLTVVVCEDDATNQKILRVILTRQGMTPHIFDNGQDMLDSGAWREADVILMDCHMPVLGGIETTELLREMGCSLPILALTAGVSDSERQRCFDAGMDSVLAKPVDFRLLDERLRAHARLGRKLEQ; this is encoded by the coding sequence ATGCGCAATAAAGGCATGAATTCTGCTGTTCAGTTTAATCAGTTTTTACCTAGTCCCATCCCTGTGTTGGTCGTTGATGACGATCAGTCCGTTCTTGATGTTACTCGACTAGTTCTATCTCGCTTTCGATTTGAAGGCATTCCAATATCCGTTATAGAGGCCAGCAGTGCCGCTGCAGCACGGCAAATATTAGCGGCGCGTGAAGATATCGCCGTCATTCTATTGGATGTCGTAATGGAGCAGGATGATGCTGGACTCGTACTAGTTGAACATATTCGTAAGGTTAGTAATAACCAGAGAATTCGAATTATTTTGCGTACAGGACAAGCTGGATTTGCTCCTGAGTATCGTGTTGTCCAAAACTACGACATCAATGATTACCTTGCGAAAAGCGATTCTACGCAAGAGCGTTTATTCGTGTCTCTGACCACCGCTTTACGCGGTTATAGGGATATTTTAACCGCGGAGTATTTTGCTGGACGAGTCGTTCAAGTTGAGCAAGAACGTGAAGTAGCGGCTAAAGCATCACAAGCTAAAACTCAGTTTCTCGCCCATATGAGCCATGAGATCCGTAATCCGCTTTCAGGAATTATTGGTATTGTTGAGTTGCTCGAAGGCGATAGTGATACTGAGGCTAAAGCATCGTTACTCAAAGATCTCAGTTTTACTGTGCAGGCGTTACTTGCAGTTGTTGATGATGTATTAGATGTTGCAAAAATCGAAGCGGGCAAGCTGCAACTGCATGAAGAAGGATTCAATATTCGTGATTGGTTACAGCGCAGTATGGCGATATTTTCGGCCAATATGCAGCGTAAAGAAATAGAATTTACGCACATTGTTGCTGACGAGGTTCCTGACCTATTGATTGGCGACGCGGCCCGTATTCAACAGATACTGATTAACTTTTTAAGTAATGCTTACAAATTCACTAATCGTGGTGGCATGGTTAATGTCAGTGTATCTGGTTGCAAAGCTGAGGAACGGTTTCTACTGCGTATTTGCGTAGAAGACGATGGTGCAGGAATAGAGTCGAATCGTTTAGGCGAAATTTTTAATGCCTACGAGCAAGGGAGCTCCTCGACGTCTAAAAACTATGGCGGTACTGGCCTAGGCCTAAGTTTATGCCGTAATCTTGCCGAGGTAATGCACGGCTCTGTTGGTGTTGTGAGTGAGCCCGAGCGAGGCAGTCGTTTTTGGGTGGAAATTCCTTTATCGGTTGTTAATGTTACTCCAGCTCAAGCCGCTGAGGTTGTCGATACAAAAGGTCTAACGGTTGTCGTTTGCGAAGACGACGCGACCAATCAGAAGATATTGCGGGTCATTCTAACTCGACAAGGAATGACCCCTCATATTTTTGATAATGGTCAAGATATGCTAGATAGCGGTGCGTGGCGTGAGGCTGATGTTATTTTAATGGATTGCCATATGCCCGTGTTAGGCGGTATTGAAACCACTGAATTATTACGTGAAATGGGGTGCAGTCTTCCAATTTTAGCGTTAACTGCAGGTGTTTCTGATAGTGAGCGACAGCGTTGTTTCGATGCCGGAATGGATAGCGTGTTGGCTAAGCCTGTCGACTTCCGGCTGCTGGATGAGCGTCTAAGAGCTCACGCGCGCTTGGGGCGTAAGTTAGAACAATAA